Genomic segment of Niallia taxi:
CGTCTAATAATCCCAATAAACACTCCTGAATCATCAACGACTGGGACAAAGTTTTGTTCAAGTAGGGTACTAACAATTTCTTCTATTTCGCTGTTGACAGAAATAGCTTCATATTTAGAATGGAGCGGCACATCTTGAAGGCTGACCACATTTGTATGCTGAAAATCGAGATTACCAGTATTTTTCATTTTCCACAGTAAGTCACCCTCAGTTATTGTGCCTAAATAGTGACCATCCTTGTTTAAGATTGGCACGGCACTGTAGCGGTGATATTCCATCTTTTCCATTACCTGCCTCATTGTCCAATGTTGAAATACGAAAGCAACCTCTTGTTTTGGAATAAGAAAAAATGCTACGTTCATTATCGTTTATTTTCCTTTCTTATTGGCTTGCTGTCTGCCACAATATGAATATCTATATTAGTTGTTTGTCTCATAATATCATTGACGATGGAGCCTCTTTTAATTTCCTCCCACCTTGTTCTTGCTGATTGCCCTAATAATATTTGCGTAATAAAGTAACTTTTGGCTGTTTCAACAATTATTTGAGCAGGCTTTTTCTTTCCTTTTTTCTGAAGAATAAACTGAGCATGAAACTGCAAGGATAATTCTTCCCATACTCTGATCGTTTCTCTTTTCCATTGCGGCATTTCCAGCACATCAGTATCTGTAACATGGAGCACATAGAGCTTTGCCTTTAGTCGATTGGCCATACGCCAGCCTCTTCTTATCAGCTTTTCCGCTGTTTCACTATACTGCACGCAAACTAATATCTTTTCATGAAGTCCAATCGGACCTTGGTAAAGATGACCATTGTTTTCTTCTATTTTTTCATCCACATCATCTGCTACTTCTCTTAACGCCAACTCTCTTAATGCA
This window contains:
- a CDS encoding CBS domain-containing protein; the encoded protein is MNVAFFLIPKQEVAFVFQHWTMRQVMEKMEYHRYSAVPILNKDGHYLGTITEGDLLWKMKNTGNLDFQHTNVVSLQDVPLHSKYEAISVNSEIEEIVSTLLEQNFVPVVDDSGVFIGIIRRREVMQWLSKQNGNAMIQETD